Proteins from one Candidatus Sulfotelmatobacter sp. genomic window:
- a CDS encoding 3-hydroxyacyl-CoA dehydrogenase NAD-binding domain-containing protein, whose product MPFALHDGVAVVTIDYPPVNALGATSIAPLLEALNAAAADPKVGAIVLTGARGTFSGGADMKGFGVIPRPTPTTRDLIAWMEGSPKPIVAAIDGVALGGGLEAALGCDYRVAARGAQLGFPEIKRGLLPGAGGTQRAPRLMGAAPALALILGGDPIDGARAAQVGLVDTVATGAVLDDAIALARTLIGGSRRRASDLAVSGDDARAAIDAARAKAAPEERGGLAEHRAIDCVQDALTLPFAQGDANELRRFIELLGSEQAKARIYQFFAEREAGKMPDGSTPPPFDVKTAVVIGSGTMGTGIAMTCANVGISVTLVDVGEEQLTRAKGIMAGNYASTVKKGRLSQDEMDARLGRIAYSTSLDTAAKDVDLVIEAVFEEMDIKQDVFRRLDTICKPGTMLATNTSTLDVDAIAGVTKRPQDVIGLHFFSPANVMRLLEIVRGAKTSTQTLANALGLAKKLKKVGVVSGNCDGFIGNRMLYPYRRETEFLLEEGASPARIDGVLKKFGLAMGPFAMSDLAGLDVGWRIRKRKYANGRPPGRYSSVADELCEMGRFGQKTNAGYFRYEPGDRTPIPDPIVDQVIAKSAQAAGIARREISDDEIVKRAMYPLVNEAALILAEGIASRPGDVDVVYVNGYGFPVWRGGPLRWADSLGLRQVVDDMLAFQQQYGDVWKPAPLLKELADRGESFGSWKGLGAVAHA is encoded by the coding sequence GTGCCGTTTGCCCTCCACGACGGCGTCGCCGTCGTCACGATCGACTACCCGCCGGTCAACGCGCTCGGCGCGACGTCCATCGCCCCGCTCCTGGAGGCGTTGAACGCGGCGGCGGCCGACCCGAAGGTCGGCGCGATCGTGCTGACCGGGGCGCGCGGCACCTTCAGCGGCGGCGCCGACATGAAGGGCTTCGGGGTGATCCCGCGGCCGACGCCGACCACCCGCGACCTGATCGCTTGGATGGAAGGCTCGCCGAAACCGATCGTCGCCGCGATCGACGGCGTCGCGCTGGGCGGCGGGCTCGAGGCCGCGCTGGGCTGTGACTACCGGGTCGCCGCGCGCGGGGCCCAGCTGGGCTTCCCCGAGATCAAGCGCGGGCTGCTGCCGGGCGCGGGCGGGACGCAGCGCGCGCCGCGCCTGATGGGCGCCGCCCCCGCGCTCGCGCTGATCCTGGGCGGCGACCCGATCGACGGCGCGCGCGCCGCGCAGGTCGGCCTGGTCGACACGGTCGCGACCGGCGCCGTGCTCGACGACGCGATTGCGCTGGCGCGCACGCTGATCGGCGGGAGCCGCCGCCGCGCCAGCGACCTCGCCGTCAGCGGCGACGATGCGCGCGCCGCGATCGACGCCGCCCGTGCCAAAGCGGCGCCGGAAGAGCGCGGCGGCCTGGCCGAGCACCGCGCGATCGACTGCGTCCAGGACGCGCTCACGCTGCCGTTCGCGCAAGGCGACGCCAACGAGTTGCGGCGCTTCATCGAGCTGCTCGGTTCGGAGCAGGCCAAGGCGCGCATCTACCAGTTCTTCGCCGAACGCGAAGCCGGCAAGATGCCCGACGGCAGCACGCCGCCGCCGTTCGACGTCAAGACCGCGGTCGTCATCGGCAGCGGCACGATGGGCACCGGCATCGCGATGACCTGCGCCAACGTCGGCATCAGCGTCACGCTGGTCGACGTCGGCGAGGAACAGTTGACGCGCGCCAAGGGCATCATGGCGGGCAACTACGCCTCGACGGTCAAAAAGGGCCGGCTCTCGCAGGACGAGATGGACGCGCGCTTGGGCCGCATCGCGTACTCGACATCGCTCGACACCGCGGCGAAGGACGTCGACCTGGTCATCGAGGCGGTGTTCGAGGAGATGGACATCAAGCAGGACGTCTTCCGCCGCCTCGACACGATCTGCAAGCCCGGCACGATGCTGGCGACCAACACCTCGACCCTCGACGTCGACGCGATCGCCGGCGTGACGAAGCGCCCGCAGGACGTCATCGGCCTGCACTTCTTTAGCCCGGCCAACGTCATGCGGCTGCTCGAGATCGTGCGCGGCGCGAAGACGTCGACGCAGACGCTCGCCAACGCGCTGGGCCTGGCGAAGAAGTTGAAGAAGGTCGGCGTCGTCTCGGGCAACTGCGACGGCTTCATCGGAAACCGCATGCTCTACCCGTACCGCCGCGAGACCGAGTTCTTGTTGGAAGAGGGTGCGTCGCCGGCGCGCATCGACGGCGTGCTCAAGAAGTTCGGCTTGGCGATGGGCCCGTTTGCGATGTCCGATCTGGCCGGACTGGACGTCGGGTGGCGCATCCGCAAGCGCAAGTACGCCAACGGCCGGCCGCCGGGGCGCTACTCGAGCGTCGCCGACGAGCTGTGCGAGATGGGCCGCTTCGGTCAGAAGACCAACGCGGGGTACTTCCGCTACGAGCCCGGCGATCGCACCCCGATCCCGGACCCGATCGTCGACCAGGTCATCGCCAAGAGCGCGCAGGCCGCCGGCATCGCGCGGCGCGAGATCAGCGACGACGAGATCGTCAAGCGCGCGATGTACCCGCTGGTCAACGAAGCGGCGCTGATCCTCGCCGAGGGGATCGCCTCGCGGCCCGGCGACGTCGACGTCGTCTACGTCAACGGCTACGGCTTCCCGGTCTGGCGCGGCGGG
- a CDS encoding alcohol dehydrogenase catalytic domain-containing protein, protein MKAARLVAFRAPLEIEDVPVPVPTGADALVRVTAVGVCRSDWHQWNDDWGWIGARARLPITPGHEIGGVIEAVGPAVKRVCPGQRVTVPFLQSCGACDNCTAGRDNLCLQPEFSGFSRDGGFAEYLIVRMADLNCIPLPDGVDDEVAAALGCRFTTGYHAVAHRARPAPGDWIAIFGAGGVGLSAIQVAAALGARPIAIDLDPAKLEFARRVGAVETIDGAEVDATKRIREITGGGAPFTMDAIATAKTTQQAIRALRRGGRHVQVGLTSQEDKGQIPFPADALVNAELEIVGSGSSPHAGYAEIFDLIARRKLDPGALITRRIGLDEVTDVFHAFDTYATRGLDVVTRFS, encoded by the coding sequence ATGAAGGCCGCTCGACTGGTCGCGTTCCGGGCGCCGTTGGAGATCGAGGACGTCCCGGTCCCCGTTCCGACCGGCGCCGACGCGCTGGTCCGCGTCACCGCCGTCGGCGTGTGCCGGAGCGACTGGCATCAATGGAATGACGACTGGGGTTGGATCGGCGCGCGGGCACGCCTGCCGATCACGCCCGGCCACGAGATCGGCGGCGTCATCGAGGCGGTCGGCCCCGCGGTGAAGCGGGTCTGCCCCGGCCAGCGGGTGACGGTTCCGTTCCTGCAGTCGTGCGGGGCCTGCGACAACTGCACGGCGGGTCGGGACAACCTGTGCCTGCAGCCGGAGTTCTCCGGCTTCTCGCGCGACGGCGGCTTCGCCGAGTACCTGATCGTGCGCATGGCGGACCTCAACTGCATCCCGCTGCCCGACGGCGTCGACGACGAGGTCGCCGCGGCGCTGGGCTGCCGCTTCACGACGGGCTACCACGCCGTCGCCCACCGCGCCCGGCCCGCCCCGGGCGACTGGATCGCGATCTTCGGCGCGGGCGGCGTCGGGCTCTCGGCGATCCAGGTCGCGGCGGCGCTGGGCGCGCGCCCGATCGCCATCGATCTCGACCCGGCCAAGCTGGAGTTCGCGCGGCGCGTGGGCGCGGTCGAGACGATCGACGGCGCCGAGGTCGACGCCACCAAACGCATCCGCGAGATCACCGGCGGCGGCGCGCCGTTCACGATGGACGCGATCGCGACCGCGAAGACGACGCAGCAAGCGATCCGCGCGCTGCGGCGCGGCGGGCGTCACGTGCAAGTCGGCCTCACCTCGCAAGAGGACAAGGGCCAGATCCCGTTCCCCGCCGACGCGCTGGTCAACGCGGAGCTGGAGATCGTCGGCTCCGGCTCGAGTCCCCACGCGGGCTACGCCGAGATCTTCGACTTGATCGCGCGGCGCAAGCTCGATCCGGGGGCGCTGATCACGCGGCGCATCGGCTTGGACGAGGTCACCGACGTCTTCCACGCCTTCGACACCTACGCGACGCGCGGTCTCGACGTCGTGACGAGGTTCAGCTGA
- a CDS encoding TetR/AcrR family transcriptional regulator: protein MASSRAAKSPRRTADENAPAESGRLYGGLSASERRAGRRARLLAAGFDLFGTIGFQKTTIPMICSASGVTARHFYEEFPSREALLRAIYDDVSETTYQIIRDALRETDKPHYERVLASNQAYYEYLTADPRRARIYALESLGVSPELEQHRRVVRERVVQQLTRATDWLEPTGVLRNVDSRLVAVGLSSAAVAILAEWVLAARKPSVEKMAETLTMFWVRTLQMDTLDDAFAEHHP from the coding sequence ATGGCTTCTTCCCGGGCCGCCAAGAGCCCGCGCCGCACCGCGGACGAGAACGCGCCGGCCGAGAGCGGCCGGCTCTACGGCGGCCTCTCGGCATCGGAACGGCGGGCCGGTCGCCGCGCGCGCCTGCTCGCCGCCGGCTTCGATCTGTTCGGCACCATCGGGTTCCAGAAGACCACCATTCCGATGATCTGCAGCGCCTCGGGCGTCACGGCGCGGCACTTCTACGAAGAGTTCCCTTCGCGCGAGGCGCTGCTGCGCGCCATCTACGACGACGTCTCGGAGACGACGTACCAGATCATCCGCGACGCGCTGCGCGAGACGGACAAACCGCACTACGAACGGGTGCTGGCCTCGAACCAAGCCTACTACGAGTACCTGACCGCCGACCCGCGCCGCGCGCGCATCTACGCGCTCGAATCGCTCGGCGTGAGCCCGGAGCTCGAACAGCACCGCCGGGTGGTGCGCGAGCGCGTCGTGCAGCAGCTCACGCGCGCCACCGACTGGCTCGAGCCGACCGGCGTGCTGCGCAACGTCGACAGCCGGCTGGTCGCCGTCGGCCTCTCGAGCGCCGCCGTCGCGATCTTGGCGGAGTGGGTGCTGGCGGCGCGCAAGCCGAGCGTCGAGAAGATGGCCGAGACGCTGACGATGTTCTGGGTGCGCACCTTGCAGATGGACACGCTCGACGATGCGTTCGCGGAGCACCATCCCTGA
- a CDS encoding long-chain fatty acid--CoA ligase — protein MRGVMMDTPLMISSIIGYAARFHGDTEVVSRSVEGPIHRTTYAQVGARVAQLAHALRALGVRQGDRVGTLAWNGYRHLELYYGVSGIGAVCHTINPRLFAGQIEYIVNHADDQYLFVDLTFVPILEELAPLLPRVRGYVILTAEATMPATTLPNVLCYETLLRDQPTTIGWPTFDENTAAAMCYTSGTTGDPKGVLYSHRSAVLHAMAGGMAEASRVNVSSRCYMPIVPMFHVNAWGYPYSAPMIGGKLVLVGPAHDAPSLYELMESEGVETAAAVPVIWLRLLDYLVESGKSLSTLRALRVGGSAAPASMIEAYESRGIEVIHGWGMTETSPICTTGSIKRKHRLSPDRLKYQRRAGRCVYGVEMRIVDDEGVVQPDDGESEGELQVRGPWVAAGYFRNEAASEAAITPDGWFRTGDIATLDRDGYLTIRDRSKDLIKSGGEWISSIDLENAAVGHPEIEEAAAIAMPHEKWSERPMLVVVRKPGSAIGRDDVIGWLEGKVATWWLPDEVVFIEEMPHTATGKISKRTLRERFVPAIG, from the coding sequence ATGCGCGGCGTGATGATGGACACGCCGCTGATGATCAGCTCGATCATCGGCTACGCGGCCCGCTTCCACGGCGACACCGAGGTCGTCTCGCGCAGCGTCGAAGGTCCGATCCACCGCACGACGTACGCGCAGGTCGGCGCCCGCGTCGCGCAGCTGGCGCACGCGTTGCGCGCGCTGGGCGTACGTCAAGGTGACCGCGTCGGCACGCTGGCGTGGAACGGCTATCGCCACCTCGAGCTCTACTACGGCGTCTCGGGGATCGGCGCGGTCTGCCACACGATCAACCCGCGGCTGTTCGCCGGCCAGATCGAGTACATCGTCAACCACGCCGACGATCAGTACCTGTTCGTCGACCTGACCTTCGTGCCGATCCTCGAAGAGTTGGCCCCGCTGCTCCCGCGCGTCCGCGGCTACGTGATCCTCACGGCCGAGGCGACGATGCCGGCCACGACGCTGCCCAACGTGCTCTGCTACGAGACGTTGCTGCGCGATCAGCCGACCACGATCGGGTGGCCGACGTTCGACGAGAACACGGCCGCCGCGATGTGCTACACCTCGGGCACCACCGGCGATCCGAAGGGCGTGCTCTACTCGCACCGCTCGGCGGTGCTGCACGCGATGGCCGGCGGGATGGCGGAAGCCAGCCGCGTCAACGTGTCGAGCCGCTGCTACATGCCGATCGTGCCGATGTTCCACGTCAACGCCTGGGGCTATCCGTACTCGGCGCCGATGATCGGCGGCAAGCTGGTGCTGGTGGGGCCCGCCCACGACGCGCCGAGCCTGTACGAGCTGATGGAGAGCGAAGGCGTTGAGACGGCGGCGGCGGTCCCCGTCATCTGGCTGCGGCTGCTCGACTATCTGGTCGAGAGCGGCAAGTCGCTGAGCACGCTGCGCGCGCTGCGCGTGGGCGGCTCGGCCGCGCCGGCGTCGATGATCGAAGCTTACGAATCGCGCGGCATCGAGGTCATCCACGGCTGGGGGATGACCGAGACCAGCCCGATCTGCACGACGGGGTCGATCAAACGCAAGCACCGCCTCTCGCCCGACCGTTTGAAGTACCAGCGCCGCGCGGGCCGCTGCGTGTACGGCGTCGAGATGCGCATCGTCGACGACGAGGGCGTCGTGCAGCCGGACGACGGCGAGTCCGAAGGCGAGCTGCAGGTACGCGGCCCGTGGGTCGCCGCCGGTTACTTCCGCAACGAGGCCGCCAGCGAAGCCGCGATCACGCCCGACGGCTGGTTTCGCACCGGCGACATCGCGACGCTCGATCGCGACGGCTACTTGACGATCCGCGATCGCAGCAAGGACCTCATCAAGTCCGGCGGCGAGTGGATCAGCTCGATCGACCTGGAGAACGCCGCCGTCGGTCACCCCGAGATCGAGGAAGCGGCCGCGATCGCGATGCCGCACGAGAAGTGGTCGGAGCGCCCGATGCTGGTCGTCGTGCGCAAACCCGGCAGCGCGATCGGACGCGACGACGTCATCGGCTGGCTCGAGGGCAAGGTCGCGACCTGGTGGCTCCCCGACGAAGTGGTCTTCATCGAGGAGATGCCGCACACCGCGACCGGCAAGATCTCCAAGCGCACCTTGCGCGAACGGTTCGTCCCCGCGATCGGCTGA
- a CDS encoding VOC family protein → MIHLRPHLTFRGECRTAFRFYERVFGARLETLLTYGEAPGGHDVPEEMYDKILHATLCIGDYALFGADVPLDEYAPPGGFAVTVDIDDADEARRIFDALAERGTVRLPLQEMFWSPAFGVVVDRFNVPWEINALGAASEG, encoded by the coding sequence ATGATCCACCTCCGGCCGCACCTCACCTTCCGAGGCGAGTGCCGGACCGCGTTCCGCTTCTACGAGCGCGTCTTCGGCGCGCGGCTCGAAACGTTGCTGACCTACGGCGAAGCGCCGGGCGGTCACGACGTCCCCGAAGAGATGTACGACAAGATCCTGCACGCGACGCTGTGCATCGGCGACTACGCGCTCTTCGGCGCCGACGTTCCGCTCGACGAGTACGCACCGCCCGGCGGCTTCGCCGTGACGGTCGACATCGACGACGCCGACGAAGCGCGCCGCATCTTCGATGCGCTCGCCGAGCGCGGCACGGTCCGCTTGCCGCTGCAAGAGATGTTCTGGTCGCCGGCGTTCGGCGTCGTCGTCGACCGGTTCAACGTCCCCTGGGAGATCAACGCGCTCGGCGCCGCTTCCGAGGGCTGA
- a CDS encoding alanine--glyoxylate aminotransferase family protein, whose translation MSKNLLFIPGPVTVAETVLTATAKPMIDHRGPEFKELLGSISARMKPIFGTRRAEVVVLSSSGTGGLEAAVGSLFGPGDYLLACPIGVFGKRLVAIAQTFGCEVEVLETEWGSAVDPDALRARLAADTDKRITGILLTHNETSTGTQNDMAALSAAIGDHGAYTVVDSVSGLAAGPFEMDAWGFDLVVTASQKALAAPPGLAMVAVAPRAWQRMDANVGAQRYYFDLRKAREFAALGQTPWTPPVSIAFGLAAALDDFEKIGARATWERHARYARAIRDCARALGLRVYSREGAHSVTVVAINVPEGIDGDAIRKELREQRGVVIGGGQGPLKGKIIRIGTMGDLTQTDVLGALGALEIALLEAGYSVKMGSGVQAALRVFLEAEQATAVV comes from the coding sequence GTGTCGAAGAACCTGCTCTTCATCCCCGGTCCCGTCACCGTCGCCGAAACGGTGCTCACCGCCACGGCGAAGCCGATGATCGATCATCGCGGCCCGGAGTTCAAAGAGCTGCTCGGTTCGATCTCGGCGCGGATGAAGCCGATCTTCGGGACGCGGCGCGCCGAGGTCGTCGTGCTGAGCTCGTCGGGCACGGGCGGGCTCGAGGCCGCCGTCGGCAGCCTGTTCGGCCCGGGCGACTACCTTCTCGCGTGCCCGATCGGCGTCTTCGGCAAGCGGCTCGTCGCGATCGCGCAGACCTTCGGCTGCGAGGTCGAGGTCCTCGAGACCGAGTGGGGCAGCGCGGTCGATCCCGACGCGCTCCGCGCGCGCCTCGCGGCCGACACCGACAAGCGCATCACCGGCATCCTGCTCACCCACAACGAGACCTCGACCGGGACGCAGAACGACATGGCCGCGCTGAGCGCCGCGATCGGCGATCACGGCGCGTACACCGTCGTCGACTCCGTCAGCGGACTGGCCGCCGGTCCGTTCGAGATGGACGCGTGGGGCTTCGACCTGGTCGTGACGGCCTCGCAGAAGGCGTTGGCCGCACCGCCCGGGCTGGCGATGGTCGCGGTCGCGCCGCGCGCCTGGCAGCGCATGGACGCCAACGTCGGCGCGCAGCGCTATTATTTCGATCTGCGCAAGGCGCGCGAGTTCGCCGCGCTCGGCCAGACGCCGTGGACGCCGCCGGTTTCGATCGCGTTCGGGCTCGCCGCCGCCCTCGACGACTTCGAGAAAATCGGCGCGCGCGCGACCTGGGAGCGCCACGCGCGCTACGCGCGCGCGATCCGGGATTGCGCGCGGGCGCTGGGGCTGCGGGTCTACTCGCGCGAGGGCGCGCACTCGGTGACCGTGGTGGCGATCAACGTTCCCGAGGGGATCGACGGCGACGCGATCCGCAAGGAGCTGCGCGAGCAGCGCGGCGTCGTCATCGGCGGCGGTCAGGGCCCGCTCAAGGGAAAGATCATTCGCATCGGCACGATGGGCGATCTCACCCAGACCGACGTGCTCGGCGCGCTGGGCGCGCTCGAGATCGCACTGTTGGAAGCGGGCTACTCGGTAAAGATGGGCAGCGGCGTGCAGGCGGCCCTGCGGGTGTTCCTTGAAGCGGAGCAAGCGACAGCAGTCGTCTGA
- the selD gene encoding selenide, water dikinase SelD, translating to MESPGRRIRLTAYSACAGUASKVGAADLAQVLRRLPTPADPNVLVGIATNDDAGVYRLNDDLALVQTVDFFTPVVDDPYDFGRIAAANALSDVYAMGGTPLSALNIAAFPIEELGTDVLTRILEGGAAVAAEAGIPILGGHTVKDAEPKYGLAVTGTIRPNRVVTNGGARPGDTLLLTKTVGTGILTTARKRDRIDDDALASAVEQMARLNAPAARAMLAHGVHGATDVTGYGLVGHAGEMARAAGLALAIDAARVPLYPGLSELIADDCVPGGTRDNLAEHARFTRYDDAVPEWLRIALSDAQTSGGLLMALPRADAEAVLAELAYLGTAAIIGDVLDGPAGTVFVRQ from the coding sequence ATGGAGTCCCCCGGACGACGGATCCGACTGACCGCGTATTCGGCCTGCGCGGGTTGAGCGAGTAAAGTCGGCGCTGCCGACCTGGCGCAGGTCCTGCGCCGCTTGCCCACCCCCGCCGATCCGAACGTGCTGGTCGGGATCGCGACCAACGACGACGCCGGCGTGTATCGCCTGAACGACGATCTGGCCTTGGTCCAGACCGTCGACTTCTTCACGCCCGTCGTCGACGACCCGTACGACTTCGGGCGCATCGCCGCGGCCAACGCGCTCAGCGACGTGTACGCGATGGGCGGCACGCCGCTGAGCGCGCTCAACATCGCCGCGTTTCCGATCGAGGAGCTCGGTACGGACGTCCTGACCCGCATTCTCGAGGGGGGCGCCGCCGTCGCCGCGGAGGCCGGCATACCGATCCTGGGCGGCCACACCGTCAAGGACGCGGAGCCCAAATACGGACTGGCCGTTACTGGAACCATTCGTCCGAACCGAGTCGTTACAAACGGCGGAGCCCGTCCCGGCGACACGCTGCTACTGACCAAAACCGTCGGGACGGGTATCCTCACGACCGCGCGCAAGCGCGATCGCATCGACGACGACGCTCTCGCTTCCGCGGTGGAGCAGATGGCGCGTTTGAACGCACCCGCGGCCCGCGCGATGCTGGCCCACGGCGTGCACGGCGCGACCGACGTCACCGGCTACGGCCTGGTCGGCCACGCCGGCGAGATGGCGCGCGCCGCCGGCCTCGCGCTCGCGATCGACGCCGCGCGCGTCCCGCTGTACCCCGGCCTATCAGAATTGATAGCCGACGACTGCGTCCCCGGGGGGACCCGCGACAACCTGGCGGAACACGCGCGCTTCACCCGCTATGACGACGCCGTCCCGGAGTGGCTCCGCATCGCGTTGTCCGACGCGCAGACGTCGGGTGGTTTGTTGATGGCGCTCCCGCGCGCGGACGCGGAGGCCGTGCTCGCCGAGCTCGCGTATCTCGGCACCGCCGCGATCATCGGTGACGTGCTCGACGGACCAGCGGGGACGGTGTTCGTGCGACAATGA
- a CDS encoding EamA family transporter yields the protein MSWRASFTRADPRDKGGRNRALSRGVGGCVRTEARAVEAAALGIGVAPEDTRPTTQLDARLVLALGVVWILWGSTVAGMRAAVASIPPFAMTSLRFTIAGLLLYAVCVLRGKAQVTRDDLVRATVTGATLLLFSNGITAWTVQFMPTGVNSLLLSLAPAWMVVFAYLWGRERPTVLTVVGMLIGFAGLALLLAPHGRGGLSIAPLPLALACFAACSWGFGSVAQRRLGRPDSLVLATALQMTVGGALIGIEAALFGQWQLLDVRAVSAMSWLGLAWLIVFGSIAGYSAYLYTMQRASAALAATYAYVNPVVAVILGIWLFHERFTPLEALASAIIVVGVALMMIPPRSAARTIPSQVSEIVHQTATRPHS from the coding sequence GTGTCATGGCGCGCTTCGTTCACGCGTGCGGACCCGCGCGACAAGGGGGGGCGCAACCGCGCGCTCTCGCGCGGCGTCGGTGGATGCGTGCGAACGGAGGCGCGGGCAGTCGAAGCGGCGGCGTTGGGGATCGGCGTCGCGCCGGAGGACACCCGGCCGACCACGCAGCTCGACGCGCGTCTCGTGCTCGCGCTGGGCGTGGTGTGGATCCTCTGGGGCTCGACCGTGGCCGGGATGCGCGCGGCCGTCGCCTCGATCCCGCCCTTCGCGATGACCTCGCTGCGCTTCACCATCGCCGGGCTGCTGCTCTACGCCGTCTGCGTGCTGCGCGGCAAGGCGCAGGTAACGCGCGACGATCTCGTGCGGGCAACCGTCACCGGCGCGACGCTCCTCTTGTTCAGCAACGGGATCACCGCGTGGACGGTCCAGTTCATGCCGACCGGCGTGAACTCGCTGCTGCTCTCGCTCGCGCCGGCGTGGATGGTCGTGTTCGCGTACCTGTGGGGCCGCGAGCGCCCGACGGTGCTCACCGTGGTGGGGATGCTGATCGGCTTCGCGGGACTCGCGCTGCTGCTCGCACCGCACGGGCGCGGGGGCCTTTCGATCGCGCCGCTCCCGCTCGCGCTGGCGTGCTTCGCCGCGTGCTCGTGGGGTTTCGGGTCGGTCGCGCAGCGGCGCTTGGGCCGGCCCGACAGCCTCGTGCTCGCGACCGCGCTGCAGATGACGGTCGGCGGCGCGCTGATCGGGATCGAAGCCGCACTCTTCGGTCAGTGGCAACTGCTCGACGTGCGCGCGGTCAGCGCGATGTCGTGGCTGGGTCTGGCGTGGCTGATCGTGTTCGGCAGCATCGCCGGCTACAGCGCGTATCTCTACACGATGCAGCGCGCCAGCGCGGCGCTCGCCGCGACGTACGCGTACGTCAACCCGGTCGTCGCGGTCATCCTCGGCATCTGGCTCTTCCACGAGCGCTTCACGCCGCTCGAAGCGCTCGCCAGCGCGATCATCGTCGTCGGCGTCGCCCTCATGATGATTCCGCCGAGGAGCGCCGCACGAACGATTCCCTCGCAGGTTTCAGAGATCGTTCACCAAACCGCAACGCGACCGCACAGCTGA